The Streptomyces sp. NBC_00162 sequence GCTCTCCACCTCGGTTGTGCGGCTGCCCTGTTCAACCTGCGCGTGTCCGCGGTCCACCACGGACTCCGGGCCCGCGTGCAGTTGCTGCCCGACGACTCCCGGCCGTGGCTGCTGGCGACGGCAGCCATCGACGGACCCTCCGACGAGGACCACGAGCTCGCCGCCCTGCACGCCGCTCTCCGGCGCCGGCACACCAGCCGCTTCCCGTTCAGTGACGAGCCGGTGCCGGACGCTCTCGTGGACGGGCTGAAGGGCGCCGCCCGCCTGGAGGGTTGCCGGCTGGCCGTCCCTGGCGACTGGCACATCGAGACCGTGCTCGGGCTGGTGCGGGACGCGGAACACCGGGAGGACATCGATCCGCTCGTCCGGGAGGAGACCTCTGCCTGGACTTCCGATGCGCATGCGCCGACCGGCACACGCCGTGACGGCATCCCCGCCGCCGCGTTCGGTCCGCGAAGTTCCGGAGGCCCCTCCCCCGTACGCGACTTCGGCCGGGACCACCCTGCGGCGGATCGCGGCTGGGCCGTGTTCGAGAAGCGGCCGCAGCTGGCCCTGCTCGGCACCCAGACGGACACGCGGGTCGACTGGCTGCGGGCCGGGCAGGCGCTGGAGCGCGTCCTCCTCCAGGCCACCTCCGACGGTCTGGCCACCTCGATGACCTCTCAGCCCCTCGAATGGCCGGAACTGCGGTGGACGGTCCGCGACCCGGTCGAGGTGATGGGCCACGTCCAGATGGTCCTGCGCCTCGGCTACGGGCCCCACGGGCCCGAAACACCCCGCCGCCCTGTCGCCGACGTTCTGGAGATCCGGGAGTAGACACCCCTCAGGGCGCGAGAGGCCCATGAGTCCTGCGGCGAACACCCCGCCGATCGGCACCTGCCGGTGGATGCCCGGTGACCACGTCCGCCACCACGGCGGCCGCCGCGAGCCGCACGGTCAGGCTGGTCCTGGTCGGTGGCGGGCTCAGTCGTCGGCGCCTCCCTGTCCGGGTCGCAGACGGCCGGACCACCGGGGCTCGACGCTCTCCCATTCGCTTTCCCACGCTCGTCCGCTGCGCGCGTCGACGACCCGAAGGCGTACGTAGACGACCGCGCCGGCTGCGAGCGCGATTCCGGCCGAGGCTCCGGTGCCGAGGCTGATGGCGTTCACAGCGATGTCGGCCGTGCCGGGCGGGGCGGTGGTCGCATTGCCCTTGCCGTCGATCCAGAGGCGGACGGTGGCTCCGTTTCGGGTCGCTGCCGGAACCGGCACGGTTTCCGTGTGGACGCGGTGTGAGGTGTCCCGCCAGGTCGCGGGAGCCACCGGGACGGGGCGGGTGCCCGGCCCTGACCCGGCCCGGTAGGTGGTTGCGCCGACTGTCACGGCCGTGACGGAATTCCGGTGGCGTGCGATCTCTGCCGCGGCGCGACTGGCGTCCGTCCAGGCGCTTCGTCCGACCGCGACACCGCAGATCACGGCCAACAGGCAGGCCAGCATGAAGGTGGTGCGCAGGCGGGCTCGGCTGCGGTCGGCGTCACGACGGAGCGGATTGCCTCCTGCCCCCGGCGTGCGGTGGTGCATGGCGCGCCTCCGTGCTGCGTCCGTGCCGGCCCGCCTGCTCAGGCGGCGAGTTCGGCGCCGATGTGGTGGGCCCAGGTCTGTATCCGCTCGGGGTTGCGGAAGTCGCCGCCCTTGCCTTGGCGGACCAGTGCCTTGGCGAGGAACCCCGCGGTCCTGGCCACGGCGACGTGGCCCCATGGGCCGGACGGCGTGGGCAGATCCAGCAGGGCGGGCCTGCGAGGCTCTTTGGGCCGGGTCTGGATCCGTATGCGCTGCATCGTGCTCACCCTCTTCGGGGAAGCGTCGCCGGAGCGGCGTCCGTGTTCCACGATCGCGCCGCGAGGCAGATGGGCCGCAGGGCCGGGGGCCGCTCCGGTGCGGGGCCGATCGGCCCGGGCCCAGGCAGCGGGCGGGCCCCGGGGCCCGCCCGGACCGAGCCGCGACTGCGCGCCACCCGCTCGACGCCGGCCGGCGGGAAGCTACTCCACGGGTACGTCCGGCCGGATGATCGCGACCGGACACGGAGCGTGCAGCGCCACCTGCTGGCTGACCGAACCGAGCAGGGCCCGGCGGAAACCGCCGTGGCCGCGGCTTCCCACGACCAGCATGTCGGCGCCCTCTGCCTGGTCCACCAAGACCTCGGCGGGATTGCCCCGCACCAGGCGCTCGTGGACCTGGGAGGCACCGCCCTCGCCGAGGACCGTGCGTACCTCCTCGACCAGACGTCGCTCGGCCTCCTCCTCGTCGAAATCGGCGTCCACCGCCGGAGCCGACCACGATCCCGCACCGGGCAGGTCCCAGGCGGAAACCACTTCCACTTTCCCGCCCACCAGGCCTGCGTACCGGACCGCCCAGCGCAGCGCGGCCCGGGACGAAGGCGATCCGTCGACACCCACTACAACGCGCGGAGTCTCAAGCTGGCTGTCCATCCCGACTCACCCTTTCGATGGCTGTACATCCACAGTGTGCGAGGCAGGTCCGCCCCGCCACGCGGAGCGGCCGTACCCGCGCTCATGACTCGTGCGCCACGCGACGGCCGGTGAGCCGGACCGGGGTGAGTTTCATCCAGTGGGTGCGCGGGCCTCCGGCCCAGGGCTCGGACCGGGCCGTGGCCGTCAGGTGCTGGATCTCCTCCGGGTCCGTGACGGATTCCAGCTCACCCACGGCCAGGACGCTCCAGCCGCCGGCGGTGACGTCGTCGATGTTGTCGATCTCGAAGGCCACCTCCGTACCTGCCGCTCTGGCCGCGAGGGCTTCCGCGGCGGTGCGGAACGCGATGTCGGGGCCTGCGATCAAGTAGTTGACCGGGAGAACGGCCGGCCCTTCGGGGTTGAAGACGGCGATGCGTCCCACTCCGTGCGTACCCAGCAGCGTTCGGCACTCGTCCTCCTCCAGCGACACCAGCGCGGTGTCGCGGCGGGCGGTGGAACGGCCGCGGACGCGGCCTGCGCTCGCGCCGGTCAGGTCGTCGACCGTGACGCCGAGTACGTCGGCTATGCGGACGAGGGTGCCTATGGCCGGAGAGGCCGAGTGCTCCTCCAGGTAGGTGATGTAGTTGCCGTCGGCTCCGCACTTCCGGCCCAGTTCTTCACGGCTGAGGCCGAGGGCGGCGCGTCGGGCCGCCATACGGCGGCCGAGGTCGGTCCGTCCGGCCGGCTCGTCGGCATGCTGCGGTTGGATGCTCGGCGTGGTCTTCACGGCACTCACTGCTCCTGAGGCGGTACGGCGACGGTGTCGTGCTGCGGTCCGCCGAGCACGACCTTGAGGGCGCCGGTGTCGCCGGCGCGGGAGAAGACGTCGTACGCCTCTTCCATCTGGTCCAGCTCGAAGCGGTGGGTGACCATCGCGGCCCCGGGGAGGCGGCCCGCGGCCATCATGCGCAGCAGCATGGGGGTCGAGTGGGTGTCGACGAGACCGGTGGTGATGGTGACGTCCTTGATCCAGAGGTCTTCGAGGTGCAGGGTGGCGGGCTTTCCGTGGACGCCGATGTTGGCGACCCGTCCGCCGGGGCGGACCATCCGGGTGCACATCTCGAACGTCTCGGGCACACCCACGGCCTCGATGACCACGTCTGCGCCGAGCCCCTCGGTCAAGTCCTCGACCAGCCGCTCGGGCTCCTCCTCCGCGTTCGCCGTGGCGTCGGCACCGAGGTCCCGCGCGGCGGCGAGCCGGGACGCGGCGAGGTCGACGGCGATGATCCGCCCGGGGCTGTAGAGCCTCGCCGTGACGATGGCGGCCAGGCCGATGGGTCCGGCACCGACGACGACGACCGTGTCGCCGGGGCGCACGTTCCCGTTGAGCACGCCCACCTCGTAGGAGGTCGGGAAGATGTCGGCGAGCAGTACGGCATCGTGGCTGCTCACGGCGCTGGGAAGCGGATGGACGGAGAGGTCGGCGAAGGGGACGCGTACGTATTCGGCCTGGGTCCCGTCGATGGTGTGGCCCAGCACCCAGCCGCCGCCCCCGCGGCACTGTCCGTAGCGGCCCTCACGACAGAAGCGGCAGCGGCCGCAGGCTGAGATGCACGAGATCAGGACGCGGTCGCCGGGGCGGACGCTGCGCACGTCGCCGCCGGTCTCGACGACGGTGCCGACGGCCTCGTGGCCCAGGATCCGTCCGGGGGTCACTTCGGGCACGTCGCCCTTGATGATGTGCAGGTCGGTACCGCAGATGGTGACGGCGTCGACCCGGACGATCGCGTCCGCGGCGTCCTTGACCGAAGGGTCCGGGACGTCCTGCCAGGAAGTCTGCCCGGGGCCCTGGAAGACGAGTGCCTTCATGACTGCGGCCTCTCTGTGCTGCGCGGGAAGGGGGTCACCGCCAGGCTGTGCCTACCTGCCTCCGTCCCGCTTGGGCCGGTCGGCCCCTCCAAAGGGACCAGTCGGGTCTCTCTCTCGCGTCGTGGTGGGTGCGACGGTGGAATCCGGCGCCACCCGTCCAGGTCCGCTGACCGGGGCCGGACGGCCCCGCGGTCTGACCCGCGCGGCCCTCCCAGGGCCATGACCGGCGAGGCAGGGTGAGGACGAAGGGTTTGAGGCACACCATGAGCACCACCGCCGACCGGCTCGACACCGCCCGCACCCGCCACCGCGACCTGTTCGCCCCTTACGGCAGCGGCAACCCCAAGCGGCTCCCGGTGGTCGACGCCGGCGGCACGCTCCAGGGCCCCAGGACGCACCACACCCAGGCAGCACGCCTCCCCACCGAGCCAGGGCGTACGCAGAGTCGCCGGAACCGCGGGCTCCTACCTGGTGATGGTGATGGTGACGCTGCCGAGCCATAGCAGGTCACGAGCCCGGGTCATCGCCACGAAGAGCTGGCTGCGCAGCAGTTCCTCACGCTCCCGGGCCGTCTCCGACGTCTCCGTACCGCCCGCCGTGTCGGCCTGGGTCCCGTTCGCGAGCACCGCATCGTGCCGGGGCAGGAAGACGTTCTTGAACTCCAGGCCCTTGGCCCTGCGGTAGGTGCCCAGCTTCACCGCGTCGACGGCACGGCCGTCGTAGTGCTCCAACTGGCACACCGGGATGCCCCCTGGGTGAGCAGCCGCTGGTAGTGGCCGATGGCGCGCATGGAG is a genomic window containing:
- a CDS encoding 3'-5' exonuclease: MCQLEHYDGRAVDAVKLGTYRRAKGLEFKNVFLPRHDAVLANGTQADTAGGTETSETAREREELLRSQLFVAMTRARDLLWLGSVTITITR
- a CDS encoding universal stress protein, yielding MDSQLETPRVVVGVDGSPSSRAALRWAVRYAGLVGGKVEVVSAWDLPGAGSWSAPAVDADFDEEEAERRLVEEVRTVLGEGGASQVHERLVRGNPAEVLVDQAEGADMLVVGSRGHGGFRRALLGSVSQQVALHAPCPVAIIRPDVPVE
- a CDS encoding helix-turn-helix domain-containing protein → MKTTPSIQPQHADEPAGRTDLGRRMAARRAALGLSREELGRKCGADGNYITYLEEHSASPAIGTLVRIADVLGVTVDDLTGASAGRVRGRSTARRDTALVSLEEDECRTLLGTHGVGRIAVFNPEGPAVLPVNYLIAGPDIAFRTAAEALAARAAGTEVAFEIDNIDDVTAGGWSVLAVGELESVTDPEEIQHLTATARSEPWAGGPRTHWMKLTPVRLTGRRVAHES
- a CDS encoding zinc-dependent alcohol dehydrogenase family protein — its product is MKALVFQGPGQTSWQDVPDPSVKDAADAIVRVDAVTICGTDLHIIKGDVPEVTPGRILGHEAVGTVVETGGDVRSVRPGDRVLISCISACGRCRFCREGRYGQCRGGGGWVLGHTIDGTQAEYVRVPFADLSVHPLPSAVSSHDAVLLADIFPTSYEVGVLNGNVRPGDTVVVVGAGPIGLAAIVTARLYSPGRIIAVDLAASRLAAARDLGADATANAEEEPERLVEDLTEGLGADVVIEAVGVPETFEMCTRMVRPGGRVANIGVHGKPATLHLEDLWIKDVTITTGLVDTHSTPMLLRMMAAGRLPGAAMVTHRFELDQMEEAYDVFSRAGDTGALKVVLGGPQHDTVAVPPQEQ
- a CDS encoding Acg family FMN-binding oxidoreductase, which produces MTATIIAPDTVAELVGDAVTAPSMHNAQPWKFVFSPDGNVIELHGDLDRAMTRTDPNHRALHLGCAAALFNLRVSAVHHGLRARVQLLPDDSRPWLLATAAIDGPSDEDHELAALHAALRRRHTSRFPFSDEPVPDALVDGLKGAARLEGCRLAVPGDWHIETVLGLVRDAEHREDIDPLVREETSAWTSDAHAPTGTRRDGIPAAAFGPRSSGGPSPVRDFGRDHPAADRGWAVFEKRPQLALLGTQTDTRVDWLRAGQALERVLLQATSDGLATSMTSQPLEWPELRWTVRDPVEVMGHVQMVLRLGYGPHGPETPRRPVADVLEIRE